A genomic window from Maylandia zebra isolate NMK-2024a linkage group LG20, Mzebra_GT3a, whole genome shotgun sequence includes:
- the g6pd gene encoding glucose-6-phosphate 1-dehydrogenase isoform X2 codes for MSSATRTRNTATDEKMSIPLSRSEVFGELRKELYDDEEFHQSDVHVFIIMGASGDLAKKKIYPTLWWLFRDGLLPEQTYFVGFARSALTVDAIRTACMPYLKVADTEVDRLSAFFSRNTYVSGKYVDGDSFSKLDTHIESLPGGPGANRLFYLALPPTVYHDVTKNIKHHCMSTKGWNRVIVEKPFGHDLQSSEELSTHLSSLFTEDQIYRIDHYLGKEMVQNLMVLRFGNRIFGPIWNRDSVACVVLTFKEPFGTQGRGGYFDDFGIIRDVMQNHLLQMLSLVAMEKPASTSSDDVRDEKVKVLKCIAPPTMSDVVLGQYVGDPEGEGDAKLGYLDDPTVPKGSTQATFATTVLYVHNERWDGVPFILRCGKALNERKAEVRLQFTDVPGDIFGTQCRRNELVVRVQPNEAVYAKMMSKKPGVYFSPEETELDLTYKSRYKDVKLPDAYERLILDVFCGSQMHFVRSDELREAWRIFTPLLHQIEKEKPKPIPYNYGSRGPQEADDLVQKVGFRYEGTYKWVNPHRL; via the exons tctgagGTGTTTGGGGAGCTGAGGAAGGAGCTCTATGATGATGAAGAGTTTCATCAGTCCGATGTTCATGTCTTCATCATCATGGGCGCATCG GGGGATCTGGCTAAGAAAAAAATCTACCCAACCTTATG GTGGTTGTTCAGAGATGGCCTACTACCTGAGCAGACGTACTTCGTGGGCTTTGCTCGCTCTGCCCTGACAGTTGATGCCATCCGGACTGCTTGCATGCCATACCTGAAG GTGGCAGACACAGAAGTAGACCGGTTGTCGGCCTTCTTCAGCAGGAACACGTACGTCAGTGGGAAATACGTAGATGGGGATTCTTTCTCCAAACTCGACACACACATCGAGTCTCTTCCAGGAGGCCCTGGGGCTAACAGGCTCTTCTACTTGGCCCTGCCACCCACCGTCTACCACGATGTTACCAAGAACATTAAGCACCACTGCATGAGCACAAA GGGCTGGAACAGGGTGATTGTGGAGAAGCCATTTGGTCATGACCTTCAGAGCTCTGAGGAGCTGTCCACTCACCTCTCGTCCCTCTTCACTGAAGACCAGATCTATCGTATAGATCACTATCTGGGCAAAGAAATGGTGCAGAACCTCATGGTGCTAAG GTTTGGAAACCGAATCTTTGGGCCGATCTGGAACAGGGACAGCGTGGCCTGTGTCGTCCTCACCTTTAAGGAACCCTTTGGCACCCAAGGTCGAGGAGGCTACTTTGATGATTTTGGCATCATCCG AGATGTCATGCAGAACCATTTGCTCCAGATGCTCTCCCTAGTTGCCATGGAGAAACCAGCTTCCACCAGCTCTGACGATGTCAGGGATGAAAAG GTGAAGGTGCTGAAGTGTATTGCTCCACCAACCATGTCGGATGTTGTGCTGGGTCAGTACGTGGGGGATCCAGAGGGTGAAGGAGATGCCAAACTGGGTTATCTGGATGATCCCACAGTACCTAAAGGATCAACTCAAGCCACATTTGCCACCACTGTGCTCTACGTACACAATGAACGCTGGGATG GCGTTCCTTTCATCCTTCGCTGTGGCAAAGCACTGAATGAGAGAAAGGCCGAGGTGCGGCTGCAGTTCACCGACGTCCCCGGAGACATTTTTGGAACTCAGTGTCGCAGGAATGAGCTTGTGGTACGCGTCCAGCCCAACGAGGCTGTGTATGCCAAGATGATGAGCAAGAAACCTGGCGTGTACTTCAGCCCGGAAGAAACGGAGCTGGATCTCACCTACAAGAGCAGATACAAG GACGTGAAGCTTCCCGATGCTTATGAGCGTCTCATCCTGGATGTCTTCTGCGGGAGCCAAATGCACTTTGTACGCAG TGATGAACTGAGGGAAGCATGGAGGATCTTCACTCCTCTCCTTCATCAAATAGAGAAAGAGAAGCCGAAGCCAATTCCTTACAATTATGGAAG CCGTGGCCCTCAAGAAGCAGATGACCTCGTGCAGAAAGTTGGATTTCGTTACGAAGGCACTTACAAATGGGTGAACCCTCACAGACTTTGA
- the g6pd gene encoding glucose-6-phosphate 1-dehydrogenase isoform X1, whose amino-acid sequence MGVASPESTMMGSRASSERPQLTRSEREMSSATRTRNTATDEKMSIPLSRSEVFGELRKELYDDEEFHQSDVHVFIIMGASGDLAKKKIYPTLWWLFRDGLLPEQTYFVGFARSALTVDAIRTACMPYLKVADTEVDRLSAFFSRNTYVSGKYVDGDSFSKLDTHIESLPGGPGANRLFYLALPPTVYHDVTKNIKHHCMSTKGWNRVIVEKPFGHDLQSSEELSTHLSSLFTEDQIYRIDHYLGKEMVQNLMVLRFGNRIFGPIWNRDSVACVVLTFKEPFGTQGRGGYFDDFGIIRDVMQNHLLQMLSLVAMEKPASTSSDDVRDEKVKVLKCIAPPTMSDVVLGQYVGDPEGEGDAKLGYLDDPTVPKGSTQATFATTVLYVHNERWDGVPFILRCGKALNERKAEVRLQFTDVPGDIFGTQCRRNELVVRVQPNEAVYAKMMSKKPGVYFSPEETELDLTYKSRYKDVKLPDAYERLILDVFCGSQMHFVRSDELREAWRIFTPLLHQIEKEKPKPIPYNYGSRGPQEADDLVQKVGFRYEGTYKWVNPHRL is encoded by the exons tctgagGTGTTTGGGGAGCTGAGGAAGGAGCTCTATGATGATGAAGAGTTTCATCAGTCCGATGTTCATGTCTTCATCATCATGGGCGCATCG GGGGATCTGGCTAAGAAAAAAATCTACCCAACCTTATG GTGGTTGTTCAGAGATGGCCTACTACCTGAGCAGACGTACTTCGTGGGCTTTGCTCGCTCTGCCCTGACAGTTGATGCCATCCGGACTGCTTGCATGCCATACCTGAAG GTGGCAGACACAGAAGTAGACCGGTTGTCGGCCTTCTTCAGCAGGAACACGTACGTCAGTGGGAAATACGTAGATGGGGATTCTTTCTCCAAACTCGACACACACATCGAGTCTCTTCCAGGAGGCCCTGGGGCTAACAGGCTCTTCTACTTGGCCCTGCCACCCACCGTCTACCACGATGTTACCAAGAACATTAAGCACCACTGCATGAGCACAAA GGGCTGGAACAGGGTGATTGTGGAGAAGCCATTTGGTCATGACCTTCAGAGCTCTGAGGAGCTGTCCACTCACCTCTCGTCCCTCTTCACTGAAGACCAGATCTATCGTATAGATCACTATCTGGGCAAAGAAATGGTGCAGAACCTCATGGTGCTAAG GTTTGGAAACCGAATCTTTGGGCCGATCTGGAACAGGGACAGCGTGGCCTGTGTCGTCCTCACCTTTAAGGAACCCTTTGGCACCCAAGGTCGAGGAGGCTACTTTGATGATTTTGGCATCATCCG AGATGTCATGCAGAACCATTTGCTCCAGATGCTCTCCCTAGTTGCCATGGAGAAACCAGCTTCCACCAGCTCTGACGATGTCAGGGATGAAAAG GTGAAGGTGCTGAAGTGTATTGCTCCACCAACCATGTCGGATGTTGTGCTGGGTCAGTACGTGGGGGATCCAGAGGGTGAAGGAGATGCCAAACTGGGTTATCTGGATGATCCCACAGTACCTAAAGGATCAACTCAAGCCACATTTGCCACCACTGTGCTCTACGTACACAATGAACGCTGGGATG GCGTTCCTTTCATCCTTCGCTGTGGCAAAGCACTGAATGAGAGAAAGGCCGAGGTGCGGCTGCAGTTCACCGACGTCCCCGGAGACATTTTTGGAACTCAGTGTCGCAGGAATGAGCTTGTGGTACGCGTCCAGCCCAACGAGGCTGTGTATGCCAAGATGATGAGCAAGAAACCTGGCGTGTACTTCAGCCCGGAAGAAACGGAGCTGGATCTCACCTACAAGAGCAGATACAAG GACGTGAAGCTTCCCGATGCTTATGAGCGTCTCATCCTGGATGTCTTCTGCGGGAGCCAAATGCACTTTGTACGCAG TGATGAACTGAGGGAAGCATGGAGGATCTTCACTCCTCTCCTTCATCAAATAGAGAAAGAGAAGCCGAAGCCAATTCCTTACAATTATGGAAG CCGTGGCCCTCAAGAAGCAGATGACCTCGTGCAGAAAGTTGGATTTCGTTACGAAGGCACTTACAAATGGGTGAACCCTCACAGACTTTGA
- the LOC101484659 gene encoding glycerol-3-phosphate dehydrogenase [NAD(+)], cytoplasmic — protein MAAPKKVCIVGSGNWGSAIAKIVGANAGKNAKFDNTVKMWVFEETVNGRKLTEIINSEHENVKYLPGHKLPANVLAVPDLVEASSDADILVFVIPHQFVGKVCDTIKGKIKNDALGISLIKGVDEGPDGLKLISDVIQEKLDITMSVLMGANIANEVADEKFCETTIGCKNKNHGALLKELMQTSNFRVTVVEEYDVVEICGALKNIVAVGAGFCDGLGFGDNTKAAVIRLGLMEMIAFARIFCKEGPVSSATFLESCGVADLITTCYGGRNRKVAEAFVRTGKSIEELEKEMLNGQKLQGPATAAEVYLILKHKNMVDKFPLFNAVYQICFEGHPVTEFISCLQNHPEHM, from the exons ATGGCAGCTCCGAAGAAAGTCTGCATCGTGGGCTCTGGAAACTG GGGCTCAGCCATTGCCAAGATCGTGGGTGCCAATGCTGGTAAAAATGCAAAGTTCGACAATACTgtaaaaatgtgggtgtttgaggAGACTGTGAATGGGCGCAAACTCACTGAAATAATCAACTCCGAGCACGAAAACGTCAAGTACCTTCCTGGACACAAGCTGCCAGCAAATGTG CTGGCAGTGCCGGACTTGGTGGAGGCGTCCAGCGATGCAGACATTTTGGTGTTTGTGATCCCGCACCAGTTTGTGGGGAAAGTATGTGACACCATAAAAGGGAAGATAAAGAACGATGCACTGGGAATATCACTCatcaag GGCGTAGACGAGGGTCCAGATGGACTCAAACTCATCTCTGACGTGATCCAGGAGAAGCTCGATATCACCATGAGCGTGCTGATGGGTGCAAACATCGCCAATGAAGTTGCTGATGAGAAGTTTTGTGAGACAACCATTG GCTGTAAGAATAAAAATCACGGTGCTCTCCTGAAGGAGCTCATGCAGACCAGCAACTTCCGAGTTACTGTAGTGGAGGAATACGATGTGGTGGAAATCTGCGGAGCCCTGAAG AACATTGTTGCAGTCGGAGCTGGTTTCTGTGACGGTCTGGGCTTCGGGGACAACACGAAGGCGGCAGTGATCAGGCTGGGCCTGATGGAGATGATTGCCTTCGCCCGTATTTTCTGCAAAGAAGGGCCCGTGTCCTCAGCAACCTTCCTTGAAAGCTGCGGCGTGGCCGACCTCATCACAACCTGCTACGGTGGACGTAACCGCAAAGTTGCTGAAGCTTTTGTGAGAACGGGGAAG TCCATCGAGGAACTGGAGAAAGAGATGCTGAATGGCCAGAAGCTGCAGGGACCAGCAACAGCAGCTGAGGTCTATCTCATCCTCAAGCACAAAAACATGGTCGACAA GTTTCCTCTGTTCAACGCAGTCTATCAGATCTGCTTCGAGGGCCACCCAGTCACAGAGTTCATAAGCTGTCTGCAGAACCACCCAGAACACATGTAA